A single region of the Ascaphus truei isolate aAscTru1 chromosome 6, aAscTru1.hap1, whole genome shotgun sequence genome encodes:
- the MMP23B gene encoding matrix metalloproteinase-23 isoform X1 encodes MDLKGEDDTCNRRTKCTWWLLGLFAGVVLVAGLFTTSALEAWKTQVDSVVTPSSILQLPPHLRAKRYTLTPGQLKWDHFNMTYRIVSFPRNLINESDTRKGIAAAFHMWSEVTPFHFKEVPADQDSDLKIGFYGINHTDCLESRIHHCFDGTTGELAHAYFPQTGEIHFDDSEYWIVGNTRFSWKKGVWLTDLVHVAAHEIGHALGLMHSLNGNALMHINATLTGKKIISQDDIWGIYSLYGCKDRYLICATWAQKGFCDSRRRPMKKYCPYSCDFCYAFPFPTKLPTPAPPRTKIRMVPEGRNVTFRCGKKIIHKKGKVYWYKDKELLEYAYPGYLSLNDDHMSIIANAINEGLYTCIVKKRDRVLTTYSWNIRVQQ; translated from the exons aTGGATCTGAAAGGAGAGGATGACACTTGCAACAGGAGGACTAAATGCACATGGTGGCTTCTTGGACTGTTTGCTGGGGTGGTTTTGGTGGCTGGACTTTTCACTACTTCTGCATTAGAGGCTTGGAAGACACAG GTAGACTCTGTGGTGACTCCAAGCTCCATTCTCCAGCTGCCTCCTCACCTGAGGGCAAAGCGTTACACATTGACTCCCGGCCAGCTGAAATGGGACCATTTTAACATGACATACAG GATTGTCTCTTTCCCAAGGAATTTGATCAATGAAAGTGACACAAGGAAGGGCATTGCTGCAGCTTTCCACATGTGGAGTGAAGTCACGCCTTTCCACTTCAAGGAAGTCCCTGCAGACCAAGACAGTGACCTAAAGATTG GGTTCTATGGTATAAATCACACAGACTGCTTGGAGTCACGCATCCATCACTGCTTTGATGGAACGACTGGAGAGCTTGCACATGCCTACTTCCCGCAAACAGGAGAGATCCACTTTGATGACAGTGAATATTGGATCGTGGGGAACACAAGGTTCAGTTGGAAGAAAG GAGTCTGGCTCACAGACTTGGTTCACGTGGCAGCCCACGAGATTGGACATGCCCTGGGGCTCATGCATTCCCTCAATGGTAATGCCCTGATGCACATCAACGCCACGCTGACAGGGAAAAAGATCATCTCACAGGACGACATATGGGGAATCTACAGTCTGTATG GTTGCAAGGATAGGTACTTAATATGTGCAACATGGGCTCAGAAAGGATTCTGTGACTCCAGGAGAAGGCCGATGAAGAAGTATTGCCCTTACAGCTGTGATTTCTGCTACG CATTTCCATTTCCAACCAAATTGCCCACCCCAGCACCACCCAGAACTAAAATCCGGATGGTCCCTGAAGGCAGGAATGTTACCTTCAGATGCGGGAAAAAAATTATACATAAGAAAGGCAAAGTTTA CTGGTACAAAGACAAAGAGCTCCTGGAATACGCATACCCTGGATACCTTTCTCTCAATGACGACCACATGAGTATAATTGCCAATGCCATTAACGAAGGCCTCTACACCTGCATAGTGAAGAAGCGGGATCGAGTGCTCACAACCTATTCATGGAATATAAGAGTCCAACAGTGA
- the MMP23B gene encoding matrix metalloproteinase-23 isoform X2, whose product MHMVASWTVCWGGFGGWTFHYFCIRGLEDTDSVVTPSSILQLPPHLRAKRYTLTPGQLKWDHFNMTYRIVSFPRNLINESDTRKGIAAAFHMWSEVTPFHFKEVPADQDSDLKIGFYGINHTDCLESRIHHCFDGTTGELAHAYFPQTGEIHFDDSEYWIVGNTRFSWKKGVWLTDLVHVAAHEIGHALGLMHSLNGNALMHINATLTGKKIISQDDIWGIYSLYGCKDRYLICATWAQKGFCDSRRRPMKKYCPYSCDFCYAFPFPTKLPTPAPPRTKIRMVPEGRNVTFRCGKKIIHKKGKVYWYKDKELLEYAYPGYLSLNDDHMSIIANAINEGLYTCIVKKRDRVLTTYSWNIRVQQ is encoded by the exons ATGCACATGGTGGCTTCTTGGACTGTTTGCTGGGGTGGTTTTGGTGGCTGGACTTTTCACTACTTCTGCATTAGAGGCTTGGAAGACACAG ACTCTGTGGTGACTCCAAGCTCCATTCTCCAGCTGCCTCCTCACCTGAGGGCAAAGCGTTACACATTGACTCCCGGCCAGCTGAAATGGGACCATTTTAACATGACATACAG GATTGTCTCTTTCCCAAGGAATTTGATCAATGAAAGTGACACAAGGAAGGGCATTGCTGCAGCTTTCCACATGTGGAGTGAAGTCACGCCTTTCCACTTCAAGGAAGTCCCTGCAGACCAAGACAGTGACCTAAAGATTG GGTTCTATGGTATAAATCACACAGACTGCTTGGAGTCACGCATCCATCACTGCTTTGATGGAACGACTGGAGAGCTTGCACATGCCTACTTCCCGCAAACAGGAGAGATCCACTTTGATGACAGTGAATATTGGATCGTGGGGAACACAAGGTTCAGTTGGAAGAAAG GAGTCTGGCTCACAGACTTGGTTCACGTGGCAGCCCACGAGATTGGACATGCCCTGGGGCTCATGCATTCCCTCAATGGTAATGCCCTGATGCACATCAACGCCACGCTGACAGGGAAAAAGATCATCTCACAGGACGACATATGGGGAATCTACAGTCTGTATG GTTGCAAGGATAGGTACTTAATATGTGCAACATGGGCTCAGAAAGGATTCTGTGACTCCAGGAGAAGGCCGATGAAGAAGTATTGCCCTTACAGCTGTGATTTCTGCTACG CATTTCCATTTCCAACCAAATTGCCCACCCCAGCACCACCCAGAACTAAAATCCGGATGGTCCCTGAAGGCAGGAATGTTACCTTCAGATGCGGGAAAAAAATTATACATAAGAAAGGCAAAGTTTA CTGGTACAAAGACAAAGAGCTCCTGGAATACGCATACCCTGGATACCTTTCTCTCAATGACGACCACATGAGTATAATTGCCAATGCCATTAACGAAGGCCTCTACACCTGCATAGTGAAGAAGCGGGATCGAGTGCTCACAACCTATTCATGGAATATAAGAGTCCAACAGTGA